AActagttttacttttattaagtttatttctATGTCTAAAACTTGTTTGAACTCACAAATGCCttttctcccactgcggcgcagtgggagtgtgCCCaacccactgtggcgcagtggggtttTTCTCGCGCAGGTTCGAgactttccactgcggcgcagtggagagTGCTCAACcacactgcggcacagtgggggtataatataaataaataaaaatttcttatttttctattaaccGAGTTGTGTCGTTTCACGTGTGCTCGGTGTGTGTTTTTCAGTTATCATTTCGTTTTCCGGTCATTGTATTTTTCAATATTTGGGTTTTTGTTTGAGTTTGgaagaataaaaagaaaggaTCATGGTGAATTGACGAATTTGCCCCTCACTTAACGGAGCTAGTTAGtcataaagtaaaaagtgaaaaatttgaccaacttcagggtttttctgtaattaattcacttaaagGCAATAACTGAAAATCCTGCCAACTTGAGAgactaaaaatgtaattttctcctGGTTATATATGAATGTAACACTCACTACAATAAATTAGGCAATTCTACATACTTTATTCTACGCAATTTTGAAAAGTGCGTAAAATATTATTGGACCattcacacatttataagtgtacAAAATGTCTACATCAATAAGCGCGTacaaattcaaaaattttcacatttaaaagtgtgaaaaaaaatgtacacactaataagtgtatacaaactttatattttatgcACTTATAAGTGTGAAGATCATTTTTCCGCGAATGATTTCTTCGCACTTGTGCAAAAATCACCCGcgaaaaaatgatttttatagtgCGTATATATAGTAGAAATCACCCGCGAAGAAATGATCTTTACAATTAAAAGCGtgtacaaatataatattgtacacacttattagcgtgtaaaacttataaatgtgaaacttgtaactttttttttcacgtTTTAGTGTAGACtatttgtacacatttttaGGCACGAAAAACTTGGTAAACTTTTTTCGCATTTTTAAAAGGTGGTGCGTACGGATGACAAAATTTTTGTAGTGACTTTTAAAATGACACGTACGTAAATCATTAATTAAAAGGTGGCTCAATTGACATGTCATTTCAACGTGTACATACCCAATCTTGTGTTCTTTGGTAAATCATTCTCGACAAGTAAAGAGCGTAGCGACACGTTCCAGGCTAAGTGTGTGTGCATTGCAGTGAAGAAACTAGGAGTGGAGAAATACTCGGTGTACGGAATAAGTTATGGGGGGTTTGTGGTGTATAGGATGGCGGCGACTAGTACCGGTAGTATAGAAAAGGTGGTGATTGTGAGTAGTGGGATTGTGTTCACCGAGGATCAGAAACGGGAGTTATTGAAGAACTTAGGGATGAATATTGTGGATGTTTTGGAACCCGAAAACCCCCACGGACTGAAGACATTGTGCAGGTTGTCTATGTACAAAATTGATGTTGCTAAATGTCTACCTGATTTCTTTCTACGAGGATTCATTGCGGTACGTACTATACGTACGTGTTTTTATATTTAGTGTTGTTGGCGCTAACTTAATTATTTGGTAattaagctagctagctagctagctttaaTAAATCGTGTGTAATTATTTAGTGTTCCCGTCAATCGGATTTAATAAATCGTGTACGTGTAATTAATTAGTAGTAATTGCTTGTGATCGGTTGCAGGAAGATAGATgcaagaaagaaaaacaagaattGGTGGAGTATTTGCTTTCGGAGAAACCTGATCTTCACTTTCCTCTTCTAGATCAGGtgccaattaattaattaattaattccaTATATGCATATGAAATTTCTTTTTGAGCACAACGACGCACTCCACGTACTTTTTACTGGCGAaaattatcttatttttattccTTGCATGTGAAATTAAACTACTCCTCCACTCTTTGCCACTGatacaaataatatagatatcAAACTAGCTAGTGGCTACGCCAATATCCGGCCGGCCAACTATTGGAATGCCAAATATCAGTACGTATATCCCACCAAATCACGTACCAATACAAATACTTACAagatttttaacaataaatatttGATCTGTCTCAAATAAATATAACGGAATTAATTGTTAAAAGCGAATTAATATTGTGATCAAGATCAACTGCATGCAGTAATTAAACAATATCTCATCTATTGTTTGAGATTTGCTAACTATATAATGTTTCTAAGACATTAGTTATGGTTGCATTTAATAAACTCAAAGTTCActaaataatcaaaattaatGTTTAATACTCATtaattaaacttatttttacgtgaattatatatatatatatatatatatgaaaatgttaaacaaagcccttaggtcttcacttaacgtgcataaaattttttttgtatatttctatattaaaagttcacccctgaattttatggtaaatatacaactaattaatatatatatatattatttcatgaAGTTGGAGTTCATTAACTACACCTAAGTTCATAACTAGTGAACCAATTCAAGTTCGTTAGACTGTTTGCAGCAGTTCAAGATGTTCATTTAACGAACATCTTAATCAGCATGGCATGTcagcttttcatccatctttaACACAATCACTTTTTACCTACAACAGTAATATATCCATCCTTCCTATACAAACAACCAAACTATATAGTGTCAAATTAACTAAATTCATCATTCATCCAACTTTTGTTATCTACCTCTATCTTTCACCATCATTCTCCACAAACACCCAAGGATATGATGAATATCATCCACCTCATCAACCACAAGCCCAGAACAATAACCTTCCTACAAACATCATCCATGTCATCATAAATCACCTATAGTTAGCAAATCCATTTATCTAATATGAATGAGTTTATTTGATATGAAGGAAACACTGATACTATAGGGAGACAAAGACAATATCTTCCCAGTTCATTTGGCACACGACCTACACaggtaattattattataattagttttttttccaaTCTAAACTCTAATTTAGTTAAAGATTAATTATAATTTCaacattattaaaatataatgataatatagtttaaaaaaaaaatgaagactACTTGTATAATACAGGCACCTGGGTCCAAAGTCGAAGCTGGAAATACTGAAGGACGTAGGACACGCTACAAGTATGGAAGCTCCAACTTCACTCAACAAATTTGTTATATCATTTATAACTGGGGGCTATTAAACGACTAAACGAATGAGGTTTTTTTAGTTTATCCGAGTCTTTTGACTCAGATGCACAAAACGTATGTAAGCCGAGGTATCCGTGCCCATCGGTATATATGATACTCGTAATCGTAATTATTTGGCAGTTTATAATTTGTGTAATGTATAATCTATCTATAACCCCACTCTCTTTCATTATTAAACTCGgttatatatatacccccactctgtttcatttttcatgatatatatacatgactaGTACATACATGATCAAGAAACTTGGTTGGTTTTCTGTATGGAAACTTGAAACTCCTTTTATTATGGAAAAATAACTTGATTAGTAGTTTATGTGAAGGATCATATGACTAATGGattaaaagttacaaaacaaaagaaacatgcaactgatacaaaaaaaaaaaaaacattaactaCAACTCTAGACTTATTTGTTAACTGTTTTAACTTCTAGTAATGAACTGTCAATATTAGTTATTGTATCTAATTTCCATAAAGAGCAAAACGAAACAGGTTGTCCTTTCCACCATAACCCAACACATTTAGCTCTATCCTGATCATGTCTGAGCTCCCAGTTATTATCATACTTCCTCAACAACGCTCGTGCTCCGTCCATCACGTCTTCCCTGAAGACGTCCCCGACAAACCCAACTCTTGTCATCCTTTCCCCCCATTTCTCTTTGTTTTCGTTCATTTCACACACATTGATCAATGCTTTTGAAGCTTCACCTTCCATCATCTTTCTTTCTTCCATGTCTCTCCCTTTAAAAGCTACACTTGTTGAATCCAAGAAGCTCCACAAGTAATCTACTCTCTTAGCGAACCCTGTCTCGAAGTTGCCACAGTTGTTGCAGCTGCAGTCCATGTTGTTGTCACTCAAAACCATTCCTTTCGGTTCTAGACCCCGTATTGCTTTCAAGAACTCCGTTCTGTTATCTGGATTGTCGTGGTTTAGATTGTGAAGTCTAAACTGAGCACACACGATTAAGGTTTCATCCGGGGAGGATTTTTTGACTTCCGCATTTAACTTTGGTAAAGAGCAATTGTCTAGTCTGTTGATGTGTAGGTTAATCTTGTATTCACTGGCAGAGCGTAGAAGATTTGAGATGAAATTGTAGCCAGGTGGGCAATTTGCGAAAGGAATATGATAGTCCTCATGTGTTGGGGGTACGACTGTGAGTCTAACCAATGGAGGAGGCCCACCTGGTCGACGACTTAATGCTTCTAGCAGCGTCGGCCATTGGATCCCATGGGAGACTCCGATATCTAGTATGTGAAGACTGTTACTACTATGGGCATGCTCAGACAATACTTGGAGGATAGAGTAGTTGGCGATGTTGTTTGGGATAGTGAACCATGGATTGATGTCGTTGAAGTTGATGAGAGATTGTTGGAAGAATTTTGGCTTCACAGTGGAGAAATTGATGGGAGGGGCTGTCACCCTCGCAGGTTGGTTGTTGGTGGACGAGAGGTGGTGAGTGAGGGCTTGCAGCCCGTGAGACGCTAGTCTATAATTGGCATCTCCACTCGGGGAGGCCAGTTCACGGAGGACAAAGAGGAGATGGCGGACACGTGTCACGTTTCCAGCAGTGATCGCGGCAGCACATGGATTTAGCAACTGCTCAGCCCACCTACCGTTTCTGTTATTGACGTTATTAGAACTGTCCTTTGCTGACTTCCCCTGCCCCCTTTTATTTATTGGCTTCTTAACTTGCCCAGGAGGCCTCAACACATGATCATCATCAGGAGCTTTCCGTTTCTTAGATGAATCAGACACGAACTTCTTTGACTCACCAGAAACAATCAAACAATCAGTAGGCATTCTCTTTGTATTGGTACCAACGACAGTAATGTTAGAATCGTTAATAGAGTTGGAGGTAAGAATACTACTAGTAGCCCCGCTGAAGAGTTCTTGTTCTAAATCTTGAGAAGGGGGCCACCAGTTATCGTCGATGATATTGGTGGATCCGTCATATGGATCATCCAGAAATGATGGCAGGTAAGATACcgaatcttctaaccaatctaATATAGGATCAGGGATTGAGTTTGGCTCAGGTTCACCAAACGTCATCACTTCTTGATTTGGGTCGGCGTTGGATGGGAAGTAGGGGAAAAATAACgcatcttgcttgatcattgaATCGCAAACAAGAAAGAACAAGTATTGTATTTAgggaaagaagagaaaaaaaagtgtgTGATTAGATAGTTAGGGGATTGTATTATATACTGAAAGGCATAAACAATACAAGGTAGATGTGCTATTTTTTGGAAGATATGGTGGTTTGTTTCGGATAAAAGTTATCTTTAATTAACCTGTGTTCTTTGGTTATTCTTGATAAAGAAATTGTTTTGATaaatcttgtttggttttataTGGTTTAGACTTAGTATCAAGACGGCAGATTTGTTTTCATGTGtgattaaattattaacatatGATTTGTCTTCTTAGCCAATTAGGAACATATTACACTGGTTTCCTAGTTTACCAAACTACCTGCTTGTCTCTTATATAGAATATTTTAGTATTAAAAGttcttaaaagttgaaaactgATGGCTATAGGAAATCACGTCGTGAAGTTTGTACTTGGAGCATCTATGTGAGAACAACCTAAACCACCACCAAGGTGGCCTAGAGTTCTACATGCCTAACTTCCTAATTTCTTAATAAGAGATCTCAGGTTCGAATCGCACTAAGTACCATTATGGGAATGACTCGGAAACTAAGACCGCGTATATCTGATTCAAAAGACCCGTTTTCCTTGGTTAACTTGAATAGAGAAAACCTCATCCTGATGAcaacatataaaaaaactacAATTAATTGACATATTAACATAGTAAAGCATCCTACCAACTATCTGCGTTGCTGACTTTCTGTGACAGAAAGAAACATCTTACAACTTTGCAATAATTCTAAAGTACAACTTGAATTAGTTTTCAAAACTTTTGTTAATTTTcattctttctattggttccTAATTCAGAGGCTTTATTAAACtatatcatttttaaactcATAAACCCATATAGACCATCAGATGATTGAAAGGCATACCAAACACTATAGagaaatatacaaataattattAGTACCAAAGTGGGAAAGAACAAGCCTAGTATATAGATATTCAATGAACAAAACAAACTTACAACATTTCCTTTAGTGGTTCTAATTAGTAGTAATATTGTAGTATCCTTTTTGCATAACCGTGGAGACATCCCTTAACTACACACCAATTGTAGTGTTTTTCTTGAAAGTTGCCTAATTATAGTAATGATGTTGGAACAGAATTGTAACTCAACCTGCACCAAAGGAGAAAATAAACAGTTATAAGAATGCCACTTTTCGTATCAAGGTTACTTGTGGAGGGCGATGAGACCTCCTCGGATATCAGGATGTCTAACAACTAGGCCACTTTGGTGGTGGAGTGGTGGGTAAAGGGGGGGAAAAACACTAAACCTTACCTAATTATATGACATTCTCTTTGTTAGTTAGTAATGACGTTATCAACGAGTTGTATCTTGACCTGAACTAAGGGGAACTGTCAGTATTGCAATTGGAATCTAAACCTACAATCTATAGTTTCATCATATTGTGCAGATGTAATACTTTCAATTTGAATTTGCCCACTAAAAGAGCTTAAGTAACCATAAAAGAGAgcataattaataaattaataactggATCAGCACACCCAATTAGCCACTGTGAGTCTGTGAATACATCTGAGttatgataatattaattgCCCGGCCCGTTACTGTTCTTTTCTCCCTGTCTACCCGGCTGCTTACATCAGGTTGGTTCAAGTCATACAAAAtaacgaatatatatatggcaGGTGTAGGGCCTCATAAGAAAAAATGTATTGACCCATAACCTAAACTACAAAGTACCCTGCAGTTTACCAAATACAAATTGTTGACTCCTACCAAAAGCCCTTGAATCTACATAAACATGCTTAAAACGAGCTTTGATATTTAACTATTCAGCGAACGACTTGGATTGAAAATTTATATTGATCTTGACCAATTTGAAGCTTAGTTACATTGAATATAAAGTTGATTTACTTGAAACTTTGCTTGAAGTCAACTCACTAGTTGCCATGAACTTGAACTTAGCTATTTGTTGTCTTGAGATTGAATTATTCAAAAAGTTTCTTGAACTTGACCCAATACAATGACTACTTTGAGCTTGACTACATGGTTTATAGTTCACATATATTCTAAAGCTTAAATTACCAATGCAATTTTTTTCCCGGGTAAAGCGAGTCAAAGAAATACGAGACTCCGGTGTCTTAGCCATCTTAAATATGCTCAAAGGATGAAAATTCTTTCCCTTAGGTATATCTTTCTAAAAGCTAGGAAAGAGTGAAGGTTTGACAGGGCCATAAGACCACCAAAGGACTTGAGACTATCAAAGATTAAACATGAGCCCTCAAAAATAACATCTTTGACATCAAAAGTCAAGACAAATACCTCTCTCAGGTAAGCCATACAATTCGTGTCATGTTCGAGTTGGTAACTTCAGATTATCTTGTTGGTGGTTTCATAAATCCAAGCCACTTAGCTAACCTGTCACTCTGTCAGAAGTTTAGATCCTAACCCCACCCAGACTAAGATCAATAGgtacattatattatatcattataaGTCGATTGTTAGATAATGTTACCCCATTATGTAAATGCTAAACATGGACTAAATCGGGTGTCAGACCAAGTTTAACTATTATATAGCAGAGTTTAATTTATAGCTAAACAAGGCTTATGAATGTGACAAGGGAGGCCAAAATAATAGGGAATTTTGTGTATGTGTAGATAATATGTGTCACAAACTAGCTATACACAATAACACACACAAACTAGCTATACACAATCTCACTACGTACCACAGTCCACTGAACCCTTCATTCTCAGGACCACAACATAACGTACCACCGTTATGTAACTTGTGCTTGGTCTATGCATTAATGATGGTAGCTTGCAGTAATAGTATAGTAGTCTTGTATACATGAGGCATACTTTTGCATTGATTTATATGCAGAAAAAAGTTGGTACCTTATAATAGTTTTATCATGAGAAAAGAAAAGGTTAGGGCACTTAAAAAAGGGTGCAAATATAGATGGGTCTAGTATAGTAGTAGTATTAATTGATGGTGTTCTctcaatctttatatatatgtatatataaaatggtgTGTGATGACTGACACTGGGCATGATTTAAATTGATTTGACCTTAGGCTGAGTAAGGTATCTTTGGCAGTCAACATTGCAGGTGGTAGGAGCTTTTAGGGACCAGTCAGTGTGTAAGAGTATTTAAATCCCAAACAACCTGCCAAATTGGGATTCATAAACTCATACCAGTACTATCATTACCAAGCTCAGTAAAACTATATCTGTGGAATACCCTTCCCAAATGTTGAGACAAATATACATTACTGTATATATGAGTTCAAATAGCTTATGCTAAAGAGGATTATTAAGAGATTCTTTAGTGCTATTTTTGTTTGCTAATTTGTTATTCTGAAATGTACCATAAGAAATGTCAAAATGATGCAAGTGAAGTGATGACAAACAACATCTAATTATTTCATGTCATGACCAAAAGTTTGAGAGTATTTTCTGGTTTGAAGCATGTGAATTGAGGCAGGGTTTTGAACAGTCTTCTTAAAACTTCAACATGCACACTCACACCTGCCcagacttatttttttttatttttgacaatGGAGGTGCAATCACCACATGAGTTTTTCCTTGCATGTAATGAGCCAAAATATTAGGAAATCATGTAACTTACATGTATT
The Erigeron canadensis isolate Cc75 chromosome 2, C_canadensis_v1, whole genome shotgun sequence DNA segment above includes these coding regions:
- the LOC122588382 gene encoding LOW QUALITY PROTEIN: uncharacterized protein LOC122588382 (The sequence of the model RefSeq protein was modified relative to this genomic sequence to represent the inferred CDS: substituted 1 base at 1 genomic stop codon) encodes the protein MELSNTGSLWLIIYHHLVALYASIKRFPVTLTEFLLSLYFSYWNLSPCIIDLQDDCGQTSMHVWAVNQPRSSKSNLVLVHGYGGNSKWQFTLQVAQLTCHFNVYIPNLVFFGKSFSTSKERSDTFQAKCVCIAVKKLGVEKYSVYGISYGGFVVYRMAATSTGSIEKVVIVSSGIVFTEDQKRELLKNLGMNIVDVLEPENPHGLKTLCRLSMYKIDVAKCLPDFFLRGFIAEDRCKKEKQELVEYLLSEKPDLHFPLLDQETLILXGDKDNIFPVHLAHDLHRHLGPKSKLEILKDVGHATSMEAPTSLNKFVISFITGGY
- the LOC122588383 gene encoding protein NODULATION SIGNALING PATHWAY 1-like; its protein translation is MIKQDALFFPYFPSNADPNQEVMTFGEPEPNSIPDPILDWLEDSVSYLPSFLDDPYDGSTNIIDDNWWPPSQDLEQELFSGATSSILTSNSINDSNITVVGTNTKRMPTDCLIVSGESKKFVSDSSKKRKAPDDDHVLRPPGQVKKPINKRGQGKSAKDSSNNVNNRNGRWAEQLLNPCAAAITAGNVTRVRHLLFVLRELASPSGDANYRLASHGLQALTHHLSSTNNQPARVTAPPINFSTVKPKFFQQSLINFNDINPWFTIPNNIANYSILQVLSEHAHSSNSLHILDIGVSHGIQWPTLLEALSRRPGGPPPLVRLTVVPPTHEDYHIPFANCPPGYNFISNLLRSASEYKINLHINRLDNCSLPKLNAEVKKSSPDETLIVCAQFRLHNLNHDNPDNRTEFLKAIRGLEPKGMVLSDNNMDCSCNNCGNFETGFAKRVDYLWSFLDSTSVAFKGRDMEERKMMEGEASKALINVCEMNENKEKWGERMTRVGFVGDVFREDVMDGARALLRKYDNNWELRHDQDRAKCVGLWWKGQPVSFCSLWKLDTITNIDSSLLEVKTVNK